A stretch of Alligator mississippiensis isolate rAllMis1 chromosome 14, rAllMis1, whole genome shotgun sequence DNA encodes these proteins:
- the SERPINF2 gene encoding alpha-2-antiplasmin, translated as MAVLLWGLLLLCLSALHHRPWCPLAYALEMDFTPSLHQDSSQGHEATGTSGQDLQPTVTSVTLPAAVSTLSNAVVSDSTSDTWEDIHGPTLPPTPTTTTTTTTVCRDKFMSPEGEPVTGTVGSHEQVLEGQEVDSSEEEENHEESNCNISQERMRKLADGLMKFTADLLQEVEWENSQPNMVLSPLSITLALSHLALGAENQTEKHLLEAMHLKSVPCLHHTLSSIRSVLTESMLSVASQLYLQKGLEVKEKFLENSERFYGAKPVTLSGNKEDDLIAINKWVKEVTKGHISSFLSQLPDSMVMLLLNAVYFRGFWRNKFDASLTGPDMFHLNDEFMVPVEMMKAPKYSLSWFTLDSLEMQVARFPFKGNMSFVAIVPNQFGWNVSEVLQNVSHDKLRGRFPKEKPTLVKMPKMHVDYKLELNEVLSRLGLKELFSAPDLRKITDEPLLVSSIQHQSTLELAEEGVEASAATSIMLSRSLSTFSLDRPFLFIIFEETMGIPLFVGKIQNPNPSAAQQRKEPEDVSDVKSGLKDSPPK; from the exons TGCCCTTTGGCATATGCCCTGGAGATGGATTTTACCCCTTCACTTCACCAGGACAGCTCTCAG GGGCACGAAGCGACTGGAACCTCAGGGCAGGACCTGCAGCCCACTGTCACCAGCGTTACTTTGCCTGCAGCTGTGTCAACCCTGTCGAACGCTGTAGTGTCAGACTCCACCAGTGACACCTGGGAGGACATTCATGGACCCACATTACCACCCACccccactactactaccactaccaCCACAGTGTGTAGAGACAAATTCATGAGCCCAGAGGGCGAGCCTGTGACTGGGACAGTGGGAAGTCATGAACAAGTGCTGGAAGGACAAGAAGTGGATTCCTCTGAAGAGGAGGAAAATCATGAAGAAAGCAACTGCAACATATCTCAGGAAAGAATGAGGAAGCTAGCAGATGGCTTGATGAAATTCACCGCTGATCTCCTGCAAGAGGTCGAGTGGGAGAACAGCCAACCCAACATGGTCCTCTCTCCCCTCAGCATCACCCTGGCGCTGTCCCACCTGGCACTAG GAGCAGAAAACCAGACGGAGAAGCATCTGCTGGAGGCGATGCACCTGAAGTCagtgccctgcctccaccacACACTAAGCAGCATCCGCAGCGTGCTCACAGAGTCCATGCTCAGCGTGGCTTCCCAGTTGTATCTGCAGAAAG GACTTGAGGTTAAAGAGAAATTTCTGGAGAACTCGGAGAGATTCTACGGAGCGAAGCCTGTGACCCTGTCTGGAAACAAGGAGGATGATCTCATAGCCATAAACAAATGGGTAAAGGAGGTGACAAAGGGGCATATCTCCTCCTTCCTGTCTCAGCTCCCCGATAGCATGGTGATGCTCTTGCTCAACGCTGTCTACTTCCGAG GATTTTGGAGGAACAAGTTTGATGCCAGCCTGACAGGTCCAGATATGTTCCACCTTAATGATGAGTTCATGGTCCCTGTGGAGATGATGAAAGCCCCGAAATACTCCCTGAGTTGGTTTACACTGGACTCTCTGGAAATGCAG GTGGCCAGGTTTCCCTTTAAGGGCAACATGAGTTTTGTAGCCATTGTCCCAAACCAGTTTGGGTGGAATGTCTCGGAGGTGCTGCAGAACGTCAGCCATGACAAGCTTCGTGGCCGCTTTCCCAAAGAGAAGCCCACCCTGGTGAAGATGCCCAAAATGCACGTAGATTACAAGCTGGAGCTCAACGAAGTCCTCAGCAGACTAG GCCTCAAGGAGTTATTTTCAGCCCCTGATCTACGCAAGATCACCGATGAGCCTCTCCTGGTGTCAAGCATCCAGCACCAGTCTACCTTGGAGCTGgcagaggaaggggtggaggCATCAGCTGCCACCAGCATTATGCTGTCACGGTCACTGTCCACTTTTAGCCTTGACCGACCCTTTCTCTTCATCATCTTTGAGGAGACAATGGGCATCCCCCTCTTTGTGGGCAAAATCCAGAACCCCAACCCCAGCGCTGCCCAGCAGAGGAAAGAGCCGGAAGACGTGTCTGATGTGAAATCTGGCCTCAAAGACTCCCCCCCCAAATAA